In Streptomyces rapamycinicus NRRL 5491, the genomic stretch TCGGTCATCCGGCTCTCCGTTCAGGTCCTGCGATCAGTCCACCGGTACGTACCCGAGGCGTTTGTCGACGATGTTGAGCAGTGGTTCGCCCGCGCACCAGCGCTCGTAGTTGTCCTGGAACTGGTCGGCCAGATGGTCGCGCCACCCGACCGTGTCGCCGCTCATATGGGGCGAGACGAACAGCCCGGGCACGTCCCACAGGGGATCGTCCGAGGCCAGCGGCTCGTGTTCGAAGACGTCCAGGGCCGCGCCGGCGATCCGCCGGGCGACCAGGGCCGCCGTAAGGTCCTTCTCGACGACCAGGGGGCCGCGGCCGACGTTGATGAACCGGGCGGACGGCTTCATCCGGTCGAAGACGGTGCGGTCGAACATGCCGCGGTTGGCGTCGGTGAGCGGCGCCGCGCTCACCACCCAGTCGGCCGACGGAAGCAGCTCGGGCAGCTCGTCGCCGCCGCGCACGCCCTGCCGGGCGGTGCGGCCCACCAGGTCGACCACCACGCCGAGCGCGGCCAGGGTGGAGCCGATCGCCCGGCCGATGGGACCCGCGCCCACCACCACGGCGCGCGTTCCGGCCAGCCGCATAGTCTCGCGGTGCTGCCAGCGCCGCTGCCGCTGCAGCTCCCAGCTTCCGTGGAAGTCCTTGGCCATGGCGACCACCAGACCGGCCACGTACTCCGCGATCGGCTGCTCGAAGACGCCTCGAGCATTGGTCAGTACCGTGTCGGACGCGACGAGTTCGGGGCAGAGCAGCCGGTCCACCCCGGCGCTCGCGGTATGGACCCACGCCGGCCGGGGGCCCTCGCCGGGCCAGGCGTCGCGGACCGCGTCGGAGGAGAAGTCCCAGACCAGGAGCACATCCGCGGTGGGGAGCGCCTGGGGCAGCGAATTCTCGTCACAGACGAGCACCTTGGCCCGGCCGGCCACCCGGTCCAGGTGGACCGGCGGCTGGTCGCCGAAGACGACAACTGTGCTTTCGGACATAGGCGGGAAACCGTTTCGAAACGTGGATGGGTTTGCCTGAAGAAGGAGCGGGCAGACGCCTCAGTTTGAGGATTGACCACGCTAGGCAGCGGAAACTACCGTCGTCAACAACGGCTTCTGTCCCGGCGTCCCCGGCATCAGTCCGGCTCTCTCCATCCAAATCTCTGGCCAATGGTCCAGTCCCTCCGTTCCGTATTGGGGCTCGCTTTGGACGTCTCTTTTCTGGGTGGCCCACGACCGCAGCGCGGCGTGGGTGTGGTGGCACCGTTCGACTTCGCACTCGACCGTGAGCTGTGGCGCTGGGTGCCGGACGAGGTATCCCTCCACCTCACCCGTACCCCGTTCGTACCCGTCGAGGTGAGCCTCGACCTGGCACGACTCGTGAGTGAGCACGAGACCTTGCACGACGCGGTGCAGGCGCTGGCGGCCGTCGCACCGGAAGTGGTGGCGTACGCGTGCACCTCGGGCAGTTTCGTCGGCGGTGTGGCCGGGGAGCGCGCGATGTGCGCGGCCATGTCCCAGGCGGGTGAGATCCCGTCGCTGACCACCTCGGGCGCGCTGCTGGAGGCGCTGCGGGAGATCGGTGCCCGGCGGATCGCGGTGGTGACGCCGTACACCCAGTCCGTCACCGACTCGCTGGAGGAGTACCTGGCCGAGGGCGGGATGACCGTCACCGGTCGGGCGTACCTCGGACTGACCCGGCACATCTGGAAGGTGCCGTACCGCGATGTGGTCGACATGGCCCGGCAGGCGGTGGTCGGGGCCACCGACGCGCTCTTCATCAGCTGCACCAATCTGCCGACCTACGACGTGATCCCGCAGCTGGAGGCGGAGCTGCGGATGCCCGTGCTGTCCGCGAACCAGGTCACCATGTGGGCGGCGCTGCGGGCGATCGGGGCCCGGGCCGTGGGGCCGTACCAGGCGCTGCTGGACCCGGTGGCCCGGTCCGGTCCGGCGGGGATGTCGGTGTCGCCGAGCGGCCCGTTCCCGGTGACGGACCCGGTCGTCGAGTCGATGCTCGGGGCCGTGGAGGCGGTCGAGTCCGTGGTGGACGAGCCGGAGGCGGCGCTGGCCGGGGCGGCCTCGCCGGGGCCGGACGGCGACCCGGCCGACGGGCTCGATCCGGGCTTCGGCACCGGCCTCGGCGAGGGCCCCTACCTGGACGACTCCGGAGGCCCGGCCGCGGGGTGAGACGGCGGT encodes the following:
- a CDS encoding D-2-hydroxyacid dehydrogenase, producing MSESTVVVFGDQPPVHLDRVAGRAKVLVCDENSLPQALPTADVLLVWDFSSDAVRDAWPGEGPRPAWVHTASAGVDRLLCPELVASDTVLTNARGVFEQPIAEYVAGLVVAMAKDFHGSWELQRQRRWQHRETMRLAGTRAVVVGAGPIGRAIGSTLAALGVVVDLVGRTARQGVRGGDELPELLPSADWVVSAAPLTDANRGMFDRTVFDRMKPSARFINVGRGPLVVEKDLTAALVARRIAGAALDVFEHEPLASDDPLWDVPGLFVSPHMSGDTVGWRDHLADQFQDNYERWCAGEPLLNIVDKRLGYVPVD
- a CDS encoding decarboxylase, giving the protein MDVSFLGGPRPQRGVGVVAPFDFALDRELWRWVPDEVSLHLTRTPFVPVEVSLDLARLVSEHETLHDAVQALAAVAPEVVAYACTSGSFVGGVAGERAMCAAMSQAGEIPSLTTSGALLEALREIGARRIAVVTPYTQSVTDSLEEYLAEGGMTVTGRAYLGLTRHIWKVPYRDVVDMARQAVVGATDALFISCTNLPTYDVIPQLEAELRMPVLSANQVTMWAALRAIGARAVGPYQALLDPVARSGPAGMSVSPSGPFPVTDPVVESMLGAVEAVESVVDEPEAALAGAASPGPDGDPADGLDPGFGTGLGEGPYLDDSGGPAAG